The DNA sequence CAAGGTCGCACGCGGTGCCCCCCATGCCAGATTTTGATCCCAAGCAGTTTCCCGCCCTAGCAAAGGCTGTGCGGGCGAACAGCTATGACGACGAAAATCTCTTCATCGCGACATTGAAAATGCTCCTGAAAGGGGTCCGCGCCACGGCGGAGGCCGAGGAAGCGACTTCCTCTGCACGCCACCATACGACTAAATAACGCCCCCAGCAGATTTCGGGATATATATGGCTTTGGGCTGGGTGAATTCCATCAGACCGTAAATGCCGTTCTCTACGCCAACACCGGAATGCTTATGGCCAGACAGTGGCGTCCTCGGCGTGGATTGCAGGTTCTGGTTTATCCAGACGGTGCCGGTTTCGAGTCGCGAAGCGACTTCCACTGCCTTGTCGATGTCGGACGACCACACAGCGCCAGCCAGTCCGTATTCAGAGTCGTTCGCCCGCTTCACGACATCGTCGATATCGCTGAACCGCATCATAGGCAGGACCGGGCCGAACGCCTCTTCCTTGACGACACGGGCATCTTCAGGCGGATTGTCCACAATCGTGAACGGAACGAAGTAACCTTCACCTTCCACGGGGTCCGCCTGATGAAGTGTCAGGCCTGCATCGCGCGCACTCTGCAATAAGTCCTTCACCCGCTCATACTGGGCCTTATTCTGGACCGGCCCGAACTGGATGCCCTGTTCGCTTCCATCGCCAACAGAGGCAGACTTTACCAACGACACGATCCGGTCACGGACCTCATCATAGATGTCGTCATGCACATAAAGTCGTTTCGTTGCCACGCAGATCTGCGCTGTATTTGAAAACGCCCCAGTGAAGAGAGGCTCCGCCACCTTCGCCGGATCGACATCACCCAACACGATCGCAGCGTCGTTGCCTCCAAGCTCCAGCGTGACGCGTTTCAGGTCACGCGCGGCTGACTCCATGACCCTCTTGCCAGTCGCCGTCGAGCCCGTGAACGAGATCTTCGCGAACCCTTTATGCGCCGTCATCCACGGACCCAGCTCATCCCCACCGGAAATCACATTGAGTACGCCCGGCGGAAATACTTCCTGCAGCAACTCACCGAGCTTCAGTGTGCAAAGCGGCGTGTAAGGAGAAGGTTTGACCACAACCGTATTGCCCGTGAGCAGTGCCGGTGCAATTTTCCAACTCGCAAGCAGCATTGGAAAGTTCCAGGGCACAATGCCGCAAACGACGCCCAAAGGAACGTGGTGGACTTCAATGCGGCGTTCATCCGTATCTTCTGTTACATCCACGGGAAGGTCGAGATCAGCGGTTGCGTGGAACCAGAACCCGGCCCCCAAGACTTCTTCCCGCGCGAGATGTGCCGGGCGCCCCTGCTCCTTTGTAAAGAGGCTGGCCAGTTGGTCGGCATGAGCCATGATGAGATCGCCCGCCTTACGCAACAGGGCCTTGCGCTCTTCAACCGGCACGTCTTTCCAATCGCGAAAAGCACTCGACGCAGCGGTCACAGCCAAATCGAGGTTGGCTTCAGAGGCCCTCGGCGCGTTCGCAAAAGCTTTTCCCGTCGCCGGGTTCACAACGTCAAACGCCTCCTCGGCAGAAACCAGTTCACCATTGATGAGCATCCGGTAGTCT is a window from the uncultured Hyphomonas sp. genome containing:
- a CDS encoding aldehyde dehydrogenase family protein codes for the protein MTDFNSDYRMLINGELVSAEEAFDVVNPATGKAFANAPRASEANLDLAVTAASSAFRDWKDVPVEERKALLRKAGDLIMAHADQLASLFTKEQGRPAHLAREEVLGAGFWFHATADLDLPVDVTEDTDERRIEVHHVPLGVVCGIVPWNFPMLLASWKIAPALLTGNTVVVKPSPYTPLCTLKLGELLQEVFPPGVLNVISGGDELGPWMTAHKGFAKISFTGSTATGKRVMESAARDLKRVTLELGGNDAAIVLGDVDPAKVAEPLFTGAFSNTAQICVATKRLYVHDDIYDEVRDRIVSLVKSASVGDGSEQGIQFGPVQNKAQYERVKDLLQSARDAGLTLHQADPVEGEGYFVPFTIVDNPPEDARVVKEEAFGPVLPMMRFSDIDDVVKRANDSEYGLAGAVWSSDIDKAVEVASRLETGTVWINQNLQSTPRTPLSGHKHSGVGVENGIYGLMEFTQPKAIYIPKSAGGVI